The window ggatgacccaatttaaatataacataccaatttgaatggagtgacggtccaacgtgtctcattgaagggtggacgacccaatttaaatgtaacatgccactttaaaaccttcttcgaacacactcaacaGATAATTATCACAAAGAGTTTTTGGAAGTAAAAGAGTATTTTTCAACCAAACAGTTACCCTTGTTTTGAAATAGTGTGTCATTTTCCTCGAAGGGTTGCGTCCCTTTCAAGGTACGTTTCTGCATGCATGTTTATGGAGAaagtattttttttggattttttgattaaaaaaaatttcacttgttttcccaagtttcaaataaactttttctaaaaaattaatctcattgaTCGAATACGAAGCCGAAGTCGAGCTGAGCGAGCGAACGACAACAACGGagcgaggcacctcttggttcttgcttCACTATCTACTTGAAGGagtgtttcttaataaaaatacaataaagttgctttctcccaccaatgtgggagaaatagaCTATCCTTTAGTGAGTACACTTTCCTTTTAAGTGTGAGCTCACTTTCCCTCTAAGAATTCCCTCTATTTTCTATTCATAGAtcctattgaacccaacaatattccacatgaatggagaatggctatattttaaaaaatttatggacaagtatgtgatcagcaagcaaagactgattgcatctggataagtgggttatCGTTTAACTTTTTATAGTGAACAACATcgatgcactcgatcaatcaaTAGATTTGATATCTTCAAACCATTGAACTTTAGTGTACaactagacaacacatgtcacacaaccagctttttaccatttatggttctcatgattttgttcatttcagccatgaacacatcttAATTTTATGGgaacttagagaataggcctttactaacattctccttaaagcggcttctacttcaccctcacataggtgatttataaatgttcaatcctataaattaaactaattggtcaaatctaccaaatttagataatcattaaaaatcttcacaccataagtcttatccttgtttacgaaacattatttacatcatgagaatggattgggtatattgacaatgttgaaccatcCATCACATCTTTGTTTGATATCCTTAAAACTAGCTCATGGGATCTCCAGTTTGCTCGGTATATTGACCGCTATGCTGACTTGTTCTAGGTTGTAAACCTATTCTCTTCGATATTATCTTAACTCTTTctctagataggacttttgtaagtgTATCCAACACATTATGCTTTGAATTCACATTGTTaatagtgataatttcactagagagaagttctctaatagtattatgtctccatcttatatgGAGAGATTtatcgttatacatcatgctccctgccttaCCTATCGTtacttggctatcacagtgtatacatactagtgccaatggtttgggccaataaaaaatatcttcgAAGAAATTCCAAAGCCATTCAGCTTCTTCAAcaactttatctaatgcgataaattcatattccattgtagagcgacaTTACATGTCTAATTAGACGATTTataagagactgctcctccacctaaagtaaatacatatccactcatggattttacttcatttaatctggtgatccaatttgcatcactatattctTCAATTACCGCTGTatatttactataatgtaaaccatagtcttgagtgtatttaagataccctaaaactcttttcattgccatccaatgagttttattgggatcacttatgtaccgactcaatttactaatagtgcATGTTATGTCTGGCTATGTACAAattatgatatacattaaacatcccaacactcttgcatagtccaactatgagtcacttttacctttattcttttaaagtacaaaactcacgtccaatggagtcttggcaataccaaattccaaatacttgaatttttcaagtaccttttcaatataatgagactatgGCAATTTCAACCCGtgtggagttttatggattcttatacctaagatcacatccgcaactccaaggtctttcatatcaaactttctttCAAGCATTTGTTTCGTAGCATTTATATTAGAAAtgtctctattgatgatcaacatatcatctacatacaaacaaataatgacattatgatttggagtgtctttaatgtaaatacatttatcacattAGTTTATCTTAAATCGTTTGCCagcatagtttggtcaaactataAATGCCACTATTTAGGTACTTGTGTTTACTCCATAGAGTGACTTAAAAATTTTACACACCTTCTTTTATTTACCAGGAACCCTAAAACCCTTGggttgttccatataaattttttcctccaattctctattttggaatgttattttcacatccatttgatggatttcaagtcCATATACCACCCCCAAGGAAATTAACATTTGTATTGACATTATCCTTAttacaggcgagtatgtatcaaagtaatcaaggccttccttctatttaaaactatttactacaagtcttgccttgtatttgttaatagtgccatcctctttcatttttctcttgaagatccatttagaacctaaaggtttatttcctggaggaagataaACCAATTCTCAAGTATGGTTGTTCAGGATTGATTTAAtcttactattgactgcctctttccaaaaggatgagtctaaaGACGACATctcttctttaaatgtttgaggctcattttttaagagaaatattacaaaatatgatCCAACCAAAGTTGAGGTTCTTTGACGcatactacgtcttggattctcatcattatgtacatcctcgcttggttcatctcgaggtcgtttagaccctatACTAGAGTATTCATGTTTAGttttatctgatttaattaccatattttcattgatatctgtATGTCtcaatttatgaaccaaaaactacatgctttactacttttacaATAGCTTATGAACACACATTCCACTGTCTTAGGTCCTGTCttcacccttttaggcataggaacttggacttttgcTAGACACTTtcacacttttaaatattttaagttgggtttccttcctttccatttttcatattgaattgaTAGTGTCTTAGTGtagggcactctattgagtatttggttagctgtaaggataagTTCCCCTACAAATTTTGCGGCAAACCTGAatttataagtaaggcattcatcaatttcttaaggtttcaagtttttatttccataatttcattagattgaaGTGAATAtggggccatagtttgatggacaattctattttctACACAAATTTTTGcaaaggaagattcatattctccatccctatcacttcttatagttttggtctctttctctaactgattttcaaattctatttcatattgcctaaacgcatctattaattcatccttactgtttagaaAATAGATATAACAGTACCCAATGTAatcattaataaaagttataaaatactttttcccacccagagatagtgttgacttcatatcacaaatatctgtatggattaagtctaagggattgaaattcctttcaacggacttatacggatgcttagcatacttagaTTCCACAAatatttgacattttgatttattatactcaaagtttggcaaaacttctaaattaatcaatttttaCAAAGTTTTGTGATTGGCATGTCCTAATCATTCATGATACAATTTATTaaactcaagcaagtaagaagaaacagagcttttattgatttcaactgtcattacattcatcttaaataggccctcagtgaggtagacTTTTGCTACGTACACTtatcctttactaagtacaatatTGCCtgaaacaaatacatatttgaatccatttttgtcaaTAAGTGATAtggaaatcaagttctttctcaTCTCCAATACATAAAGGACGTTGTTGAGAGTCAACAGTTTGCTTGatgtcattttcaagcatatatTTCCTGTTCCTTTAACTTTTGTAGTTGTGGAGTTTGCCATATAGATCTTCTCTTTTCCTTGAGTCGAAGAACATGTGGCAAACAACTCTTTAATGGCACAAATATGGTGGGTGGCAttggaatccatccaccattttcAAGGATTTCTCACCAAGTCACATTCAGAAATCATGGGACATAGATCGTCCATTTCATTCTTAGATTCAGACATATTCTCTTGAtccttctttttgtctttgtttagGGCACAATAATCTGTTGaattgtggccaatcttgccataaTTAAAGTATTTCCCCTTGAATTTCTTCCTAGGTTAATTGCTTTATTTTCTAGCTTTCTTCCACTTCTTCAAGTTATTGGggtcgtcttctacaatgttAGCTCTACTCATTGCAAAATTTCCTTTTGACCTCCTCTCTATAGCTTTGTTGTCTTCCTTTATGTGTaacctcacaatgaggtcttcGGCTATTATCTCCTTTCTTTTGTGTTTGAAGTAATTTTCGAAGTCCTTCCATAAAGGtggcaacttctctattattgcaacAACTTGAAAGGCCTCGTTCACAACCAAACTTGcaataaagttcatgtgaacatTGAGAATATatttaacatgttcaaataaggtattcacTATATTCATACCTTCAgcaaggagatcgtggatgataacttAAAATTCCTTTACTTGAGATATGACAGTCTTACTGTCAATCATTTTATATTCAAGGAACCTTGCAATGTATAACTTCTTAGTTCCAGCATCCTCAGTAATATAATTTTATTCCAGTGCATTCCACAACTCTTTTGATGTCTTTATTCCACTGTAGACATTGTATAAATCATCTTGGAGGACAGTTAGGATATAATTCCTATATAAAAAATCTGAATGTTTTTAGCCTCTATTACAATGAACCGCTCCTTGTTCGAAGTTTCTTCGGGCAATTCTGGAGCATCTTGAAATGTAAATATTTGAAGACACAAGGTTGTCagatagaagaacatcttctgttaCCACCGTTTAAAATATATTccaattttttttaggtttttttgcTAGTGCCATAACGGGTGGCGCAATTGTGCGCCTGGTTCCGTTGCTGCTACATTTGTCCCACCATCAGTTACATGACCATCAATAGTCATTTTTCCTATCAGAACAAGACAAACAACttaagtatatcaaaatactaattacATGTTTATAGCAACTTTAAACAGTACttatttctagtttaacaatgaagtttttatgtcttctaattgttaaccgaatgacctttaacttgtgatgaaattttttttcttcaaatcactagttaagttgaAACAGAGTAGAAAGCATAAAGCTTCAATCTCTAGAAACCAAAACAATATAAATTACGGtttaattccttaagattgttgttttggctacacaatctgtatgtttgcACAATATACTTCAGATTTTGTTCAAGACAGTTTCAAGAACACCACTGAAGTttaataccctcaacacaagttctacatgaactatcaaagaagtttttttatttaaagaaataagataaaatagaaatagaaccAAGTCCTCCGATTTCACAAAGTGTCCTTAAGAacttaattcccctcaagtacccgaggttgcggaatttttccttccaggataaaatggctcacaatcTGAATGTAGGGGTACCTCAAAACTTCAAATTCTTTGAACACACTCAATGACTgatgatcacaaagagtttttGGAAGTAGAAGACTCTTTTTCAATACTGAAAATTTTTGTACATACCTAAGGAAAATgttcaggtatttatagtcatcaagTGACTCTTTggaaaggaagcaatggttcacGAAAAGGTGTATTACTTCGAAATAGTCCTGTCTGTCCATttcaaaatagtgtgtcttttctgaacagtcgAGGTTTgcattttttctcttgtttttccaagtttcaaataaacttGGTCTAcaaaattaatctcatcgatcCAAATATGAAGCCGAGCGAGCGCTGCTGTCGCTGCCACCGTGAGTCCcttcttggttcttgcctcactatccccTTGAAGGAgtgtttcttaataaaaacaTTATAAAGTTAATTTCTCCTACCAATGTGAGAGAAGTAGACTTTCCTTTAGTGAGTACACTTTCCTTTTAAGTGTAAGCTTACTTTCCCTCCAAGAATTCtctttattttccattcacacatccTATTAAACCCAACAGTAAGAAGTTGCAGTTTTTTCCTTTCCACAGCAAAGGTCTAACTAGTGTGTGAAATGTGAACAATGCATTGTCATCGATTATATTGCCCTGAGATGAAGCTCTTTTTATAGGGAGTCGAAGTTGAAGAGAAGCCTCTGACAATTCATTCTCTATCCGGTAGTTGTCTTTTTAGTACTATTGTTCAATAATAAGGTATTATCTTTGTCAGAGGACAATGTAAATGATATTATATTTCAAGTTGTTTGATCAAAACTAGTTGCCTTATTATCTTCATTTGAGTGTTCTCATCTTACTGTCGTTCGCACTTTTGGCAGTGCTTTTGCTGAATATGCTTTGATCTGACAAAACCAGGGTCAATATATTTCAAACCTttgattttatcttcttttatttttcatactcAAAACAGAAAAAGGTTTTTGACGGAGCAAATGTAGAAACTAGTTATACTGACTCGTTAGTTTGCATTTCAACATTGCTTTAATGAAGAATGGTTTTACAACTTAATTGAATGTTATCAAATTTAAGGTGAATGGGAAAAAGgttgaataaaaataaactacTATTAAAAGCTTTTCCATCCCTTTACATTGTTATTAACAGTGTATTCATTTCTCTCATCTTTCAGGGTTACTAAGATGAATATCAGCATTTATTAAGTATTCTTAGGAGGGCATCAGTATTTCGTTGAGATCTTAGAGAGCCATCAGCAGCCAAGCTCTAGAAAGAAGGAATACTTCTTGGATTCATCAGTAATCTTCCCACTATCTCCTCTCCACTATCCTTGCAGAGTCCTAGAAGAAGTTTTATTGAgtaatcttttctttttaaagatctAAACCTCAATagatcaataaaaagaggcaccAAGATCCTACTCTTTCTTAATGCTTGTATCCCTTCGTCGCAACCCAAGACAAGGACAAGAAATGCCAAGGAATCATCAGTTATTCCAGCCTTGTCATCCATGAGAAGGTCAATACGGGAACAACTCCTGCAAGTACTATACTTTGCCTATTGACATCATACACTGTAAGATTAAAGAGTGTTATATCAACATCCATTTTCCCTGCGTTAGCTTCCGTCTTTTAGAAGTCCAACCAAAGCTAGAATGGCTTTGTTATGATCCCCAATGATTGCCTTGTATTCATCTATTACAGAAAAGCTGAAGATTGTTCCTGCTGTATTTCCTCTTACTTCCATCATTTTCCCAAATTGGAGAACTTTAATTAAGATATCGATAGCACCAACAAACATAATCAGAATGTTGTTATTCTCATGTATTGAGAGGTTGAGTAAGGTTGTGACTACATTCTCCTGGATTCTTGGTTCACGGAAACCTAGCAGAGTCATCAAAAATGGAATATCTCCAGATTCAGTTATGATCCTGCGATTGTCCATGCTAGATTTTGCAAGTAAATTTAGCTCATATGCTTCCTGTCTTTGTATATCTGGAGACCTTGTTGCCAGTTTCCTAACTAAAAACTCATCCGTAATTTTGACAGCGTCCACAGTAGCTTTAGTAGCAGATATGTAGTCAATTGCCTGGTCATATTTCTTAATCTTTCTCTTTCTACTTTCTGAATCTGAAGAAATTAAAGTAGGTTCTGTTATTGGGATGTTGTTCTCTTGGCACCATTGTTGTATTAGTCTTTTCAGTGCATAGTTGGGAATTAGAGCCATATGTATGAGCCTCTGCCCACTTTTTGGACATGTGTAGTTACCTGATTTAATCCACTGAGCGATTTAGTTTTGATCATAAGTATGCCCTGATGCTACTATCATGGGATCCCTTATCAAATCTAGTGAAATTGGGCAGCATAATTCATCAGGGATGCTGGTAACCAGGGAATAACATGAGGAGAATTAATCATGAAGAACATTAATCGATGATGTATGCTTTAAATTTTGCTTAATGATAAGGTGTTCTTCAAAAATTGCAGTTTTGACAAGGCGATAAAGGATATTAGGTTGTTGATTTGAGAGATAGAGATAAGACCACCTGCGCCTACCTGTTTCTCAGCTTGTGTCTCTAATTATGAGATCTTTTCATCATAATCCAATGAGATTCTCAATCCAATGCCGTTGAAACTCTGTTTAACTCTCTCAAAGTCAATGAGgcctttgttcttgatttttctgtCATAATTAGTAGCCATCAACTGGAGAATCTCTTCATTTTTATAAATTTCTCGAGGATTAATGAATAAATCGGCCCTTTTTGCCTGCTTGTAAAGTAGCTCCACTTTTTCCTTGGTGTCAACAGTGACATTTAGCGATCCCAGAGGTAAAATATCTAGTTCCTTGTGCATCTTGTTGATGAGTGTATGAAATTGGTTGAAATCAATTTTGTTTGCCTGAGGTTCCACAAAGAGATTCCCTTTTTACAACTTTCTATGAGGAGTTTTACCTTTTGTATGACAGAGTAAAGTTCAGCAAAGCAGAGGATGGAGGATGGTGGAAACAACAAAGTGGATgatatttcttgaatttcttcaaaCAATGAAGAAAGAATCATGATCCTTCATACCATAGTTGAAATGTTTTTCACCTAAAGAAATGGAAGCTTTTCCATTGAGAATACTTGGTTAGAGATGTGAATCAGTGCTTCCAGTAAATTCCCAGTCGGGAGATATCCTGAGGAGACCATGAGTGAAAATGGAAGTTCATTCATGTGTTGCGGTCTATTTCATAACTCGAAAATGTTTAATTTATTAGTGGTAGAAATTTTCTTAATTCTCCAAGGGGAAAAAGTCATGAACTAGTGACTTTTTCTGCTTGTACTCTTCTGGGAAGCTGGCTGGTTGATGGGAAAAGAAAAAGTCAAATTGCTGCCACTTGGAGGACATTTTAGGCTGCACTCCTTAATATAATTTCTTTGGCTAATTTTACATGCCATAGTATGGCAATGTCAACTAAAATAGAGGGATCTGTGTAAATTCTTTCATCTGCTGGTAGccaattgtaacaccccgcatttcgggctagaatataAACCGACATTCCTATGCGTAAAGATTCAAAAGCCAATGCCTCCTATGAAAATTTAGTATTATAATCCATTATATAGTGTGTAAATCTATTagatcatgaattgagatcatatagGTTCCTTAGCTCAAAGACGAGTTTAAagctttcctatcgattgagttttggtggacgtctaaacttgggtcaacttccatcgaccataacttttttatATAATGAATTTGAGGCCCTACTATATATCAtatgaaaggtatttgagtcctctttccaatgccaccGGTTTTTCCTTAAGCCGATATCGGGGTAAAATGTTATGCCCGTTTTACAGAGAGGTATCAATCTGCCGAGGGTGCGCAGCCGACCCAATGGACCGTCAGGTCTGTGATGGACCGTCAATCCTTACATCTCTCCTAAAACAGTGAGTTCAGTCACTGTACTTGACCCGACCATTAAGGTGATAGTCTTTCACCCTCCTGACGGTTCATCAACTAAGCCATCAGGCAAAATTCAAAGTTCTAAAGGCGGGATGTTTTAAAAGGGGTGTTTTGGTACTTTTTCTCTTCAGAAAACCTCCCTAATCTATTTAATTACTCTCTAAAATGTTATTAATCAATCCTCATCAGTTAGACAACATCAAGATCCTCTTTTCACTCTCAAAACAAGATCAAATTATggtttcctccaagaacaagaaaatcaagaaatcaatccttaacaacaaaattttcaaggaatgaattgagatttgagttctACCATATTTCACATACCAGTATGTTTGTATTGAACCcttatatttcagggtctgaggctcggTTCAGGGGTCCCGCCAAATCATAAAATCTTCAGACCGAAGTGTGAAGTTGGCaagccttctttattttggaaggcctgttGCTAGAGTattgttttgtattttagttttgggttcGACTGGGGGTCGTGCCCCAATTATAGAcaagttattatattttgatgtattagagattttgcagattaAGATAGATAGTTTTGGGTCCGACTGGGGGCTGGGTATGATTgtctattgattttattttgtattgttaaattgaactcagaatatgaccatgattctatttgtttatttttgcaCTTCTCTTTATTGTATGTGAATGGTGTTCGTGATTGCCAGATAGAAAAGAGGTGCTCGGGCCTTAAcgatttgggatgcccatcatgaCTAGCGACCCAATTTAgttcgtgacaaacttggtatcagagcaaggttcatggtcccagggtatctacaAAATCTCATTAGGTAGAatcctgtttatgggtgtgtagcgcaccacacttataggcaggaggctactaggcatttaggagtgtctttttttctttatgttctgGTTCGTGCTATGGggtcagaatattcctctttcatactctattttgtgctatggtgtagcccatacaaaagtaaagttatcccaattcttacTCTAACGTTCTCAGATAtatctcattattgaggtgattcaagtacaGAAGTCTAGAATctaatggtatggtcctttctgattaagtcacaaaatattataaaattatgcaagtacttgaGAGGATTCtgttagtgcttcaaggtgtattgattctagtgtaaactttgatcatgataaaatcatgcttttcagcttGAGGTATTTTAGTGTATCCAGTccctttcaaaatttttgttgCAGGAAATGCTGTGTAACTGattattggaactgtatttccacttgagtagtagtatatgttaaagtgtcatgacctaatAGTAATGATATGGTCCATAAGTTTTTGACATGAAGTCACCAGGTTAgtagtcagagtgagggtgactatTGAGTTaataagtagttttagttgtataaccctttGATTTAGGGGTGGTTCTCTCTTTTATGGTGGTTGGATAATATTATGGCAAGACTTGTATATTATATGGTGGTGTGTGGAGAAAGTGTTtggctttgattttttttatttatgtattcaaAATAGGAAAGAGCCCAGAGTGGATAGTTATAGTGATTACAAATATCccttataggttgtgaatgaaaatggttagattagccaataagttataagtatagactcattttTGTATGTGAAATttaaaggtagtctaaatgtatgcttgtgctaagtaagtatgatgtgagaaagtagataTGTAGATAAGATGGTattgggttataatataagattaaggttgaccatatcaattatgtgactttaccccttttcccttcttttctttagtggttgtaaactagtactttatgtgagaaggtatgtagtggattttgagttataatagtgatgtcatggaggggttgtgattgtaggtagtagttaaataAAATGAGTATTTTAGGTTGATTTCcaaatttgatggactagtataatatgTCGCATATTTCACCAGTGGTGCGTGATTGTtgttagactataggcttgaaatTTAGATGTAGAATATGGTGGTAACAGTAGTAGCTTAAGGTTAATAATGTATGTTTTGTgagaatgaattagtaggcttgatgtaatttgtgaaagagcctaggttgataatttatgaaaagttaaGTAGTAATTGtaaggtatatgtgtatatgaggaatagtgttaaaatgatgagttgtgggtgagtcattaagtgtATAAGGacataagtatataagaataagttgaaccccccTGGTAGTATGgcgttaggtaagattttatgatataagttatgtGTTTAACGATAGAATGTTAGAAGGTCaagtagtggagagtggattttttatgtaataaggagtGAGGATGTGTATGCTCACGAGACTGTGAATTATAGGTTGATGATGATAGAGGATAGTGAAAAATTATGAGTAGCATTCTTGGAAAGCAATTCCTTTAGAGTATACTTAAAAAGAGAAGGTTTAacatttatgtgtataagtgttttgtgtacctagtttgtgttcttgaaattttagtatggagaagtctggtgaGTTGTTGTACGGTGTTTGTTAGAgttaaattgagaaaatataggtaggcaatatgagccttgggtatggttttaaaatttttgttaagttgtaagttatatgattagaggtgtaatgcgagtattctaaggagttgaagatagagCGTTAAGTATTTAGCAGCATGGATGCCCATGCCCataataatgttagtcataagttggtgactttgggattagaaaaagttatgattagtatccctaAAGGGGGATgacctagaaagaatttagtgtcctCATGTAAAATTCTTAAAGGAAGTTTTTGTTCGTGTGTATACTGATATCCTCTATTGTATTGAGAACTGTGGTTATAGATTGATGAGAGGTTATATTCTCTAGTCTAGGAGGGTGACTTTGGTCTAAGAAGGAGATGATGGATTAAATTAGTTCCCAAATTCTttttgtggtgtcaagtttcaagtaagaatcatgttAAATCAActcctattcaagcaagctcctaCTACTTCGATTTGAATGGacttctaccaatgtcttatgtattcatgtcTTGCCTAGGCCTAAGGTTTGAGCTCTTTATGTTACTCATATCATGTTCCAATATCAAGACAAGGAGCAATGATTTTCCTCAGTGATCtaatattccaagtatccaagccatatgttatgttgctcacgatccaaacctatgtctcacaccatgcttggtcctaagaaaatatatgtttgtatgtCACGAATCATTTTATGCTGAAATTAGCCAAAGTAATAAAGTTGTACGAACTTATGACTATCTCAGCTCTGataatgagaagcaatagcttcaagtatcaatctttgtctcaatcattgactttatGAATTCTGACCTTATGTTATACAAATAATGAGATATGTGTACCCATGTTTCTCACCGTACTATGTACTAAgaaatcatgttgtgttgtgGTTATGTCAAACAACCttttacttatgatccagacacttgatatcgGAAGCACTCTATGTCTATTCTATCTTATCTTCACTttatgtccctccttgagtagtgcaataagtataagatGTGAATTGACAAGTGTTACatccattcatgatgtttaggctctggtccctcaatgaccctccatatATAAGTATGATGGTAGTAGTGTGTtgggtaggggagtagatgttttTGAAGACAGATATTTTGATGTGACTTCTAGATCTAAGGTTATAGAAGAAGGGGGAAGAAGGAGATAAGCTTTTGTGACGTGAGATAGTTAAGAAGgagttatgtggtgaaaatctttgtgagaatgaTTAAATTGGCTGGTCTTAGTTGGGAGATCTATGAAATAgctgtagtaatgataggcttaaactttgtgattgatgaaaacacaaaccaatgtgccGTGTGGATAGTATTCCTTTAATT of the Capsicum annuum cultivar UCD-10X-F1 chromosome 11, UCD10Xv1.1, whole genome shotgun sequence genome contains:
- the LOC107846993 gene encoding U-box domain-containing protein 1-like; amino-acid sequence: MALIPNYALKRLIQQWCQENNIPITEPTLISSDSESRKRKIKKYDQAIDYISATKATVDAVKITDEFLVRKLATRSPDIQRQEAYELNLLAKSSMDNRRIITESGDIPFLMTLLGFREPRIQENVVTTLLNLSIHENNNILIMFVGAIDILIKVLQFGKMMEVRGNTAGTIFSFSVIDEYKAIIGDHNKAILALVGLLKDGS